One Cedecea neteri DNA segment encodes these proteins:
- a CDS encoding YPO3983 family protein, translating into MPALRFPCTIFKTQKKMNDYQADDMRYGDLSDIKLKARFKLVDVSSRADPYTLTKISPFSQPHSRFHGSRDEGEMLTTWQCADILFDELRHRARLFAFVPPYDVLIGQMITHLQKGCGLPFRHALLDSALKEHILNDRTENSTRLLLKNILNKKIDWDNQYYPVSEYNALKTEIMRGKLPKFDRFQDNFNGLGITVHDTWATHIHIDSLKIENDRYHAVVRYTVQDHFGLDGDDISKVKFKFFRFFGIWFILQRYSRFKFKPFMTNMEAKITITGGRNDSNK; encoded by the coding sequence ATGCCCGCACTCCGCTTTCCCTGCACGATTTTCAAAACCCAGAAAAAGATGAATGACTACCAGGCCGACGATATGCGCTACGGCGACTTGTCCGACATCAAGCTAAAGGCACGGTTTAAGCTGGTGGATGTTTCTTCCAGGGCCGATCCTTACACGTTGACCAAAATTAGCCCTTTCAGTCAGCCGCATTCGAGATTCCATGGCTCCCGGGATGAGGGGGAGATGCTGACCACGTGGCAGTGTGCAGATATTCTTTTTGATGAGCTGCGGCACCGGGCCAGGCTGTTCGCGTTCGTTCCCCCTTACGACGTGCTGATCGGCCAGATGATTACCCATCTGCAAAAGGGCTGCGGCTTACCGTTTCGCCATGCCTTACTGGATAGCGCCTTGAAGGAGCATATTCTGAATGACCGGACGGAGAACAGTACTCGTTTACTTCTAAAAAATATTCTTAACAAAAAAATTGACTGGGATAATCAATATTATCCCGTCAGTGAATATAATGCGTTAAAGACAGAGATTATGCGTGGAAAATTACCAAAATTCGATCGATTTCAGGATAACTTTAATGGCCTCGGCATCACCGTGCATGACACATGGGCAACACATATCCACATTGATTCCCTCAAGATTGAGAACGATCGCTATCACGCCGTGGTTCGCTACACCGTGCAGGATCACTTTGGGCTGGATGGCGATGATATTTCAAAAGTGAAATTCAAATTTTTCCGGTTTTTCGGCATTTGGTTTATTCTCCAGCGCTACAGCCGGTTTAAATTCAAGCCCTTTATGACCAATATGGAAGCCAAAATTACTATCACCGGAGGGCGAAATGACAGTAATAAATAA
- a CDS encoding flagellar basal body rod protein FlgF, whose product MDHLIYTAVSGANRSLSQQQIHANNLANVNTQGFRSDLESAQAQQIEGAGYDSRYLVQPTNGGIDMTPGAMKQTGRDLDVALRGSGLIALGSGNREVYTRNGQIDVGPEGDLTINGLPVEGDNGPIVLPPFSQISIAQDGVISIVPDDGGPAVPVEIDRLKLVDIPAGQLQKNSAGFLVTNALNNPRNEEVMVASGHLESANVSAISEMVSSIALNRQFEAQIKMMKAAEDLATAGNRLLRGS is encoded by the coding sequence ATGGACCACTTAATTTATACCGCCGTCAGCGGTGCAAACCGCAGCCTGTCCCAGCAGCAGATCCACGCGAACAACCTGGCTAACGTCAATACCCAGGGATTCCGCAGCGATCTGGAAAGCGCTCAGGCACAACAGATTGAAGGCGCAGGCTATGACTCGCGCTATCTGGTGCAGCCGACCAACGGCGGCATTGATATGACGCCGGGCGCGATGAAGCAGACCGGTCGTGACCTCGACGTTGCCCTGCGCGGGAGCGGCCTGATTGCCCTCGGCAGCGGCAATCGTGAAGTGTATACCCGCAACGGGCAAATCGACGTTGGCCCGGAAGGTGACCTGACGATTAACGGCCTGCCGGTGGAAGGGGACAACGGCCCCATCGTGCTGCCGCCTTTCTCACAAATTTCCATTGCCCAGGACGGGGTGATCAGCATTGTGCCGGACGACGGCGGCCCTGCCGTACCGGTAGAAATCGATCGCCTCAAGCTGGTGGATATTCCGGCCGGGCAGCTGCAGAAAAACAGCGCCGGATTCCTCGTTACAAACGCGCTGAACAATCCGCGTAACGAAGAAGTGATGGTGGCCTCCGGGCATCTGGAAAGTGCCAACGTTTCGGCCATTAGCGAGATGGTGTCCAGCATTGCGCTGAACCGTCAGTTCGAAGCGCAGATCAAGATGATGAAAGCGGCGGAAGATCTGGCCACGGCCGGTAATCGCCTGCTGCGCGGTAGTTGA
- the flgH gene encoding flagellar basal body L-ring protein FlgH has protein sequence MKKQCVIGLLALMLAGCESPALLVHKDDAAYAPPEDFVMPDTAVQGGGVYNGGYNWSLTQDRRAYRVGDILTVRLDESTQASKQARTNFGKKNDVTLGVPQAFGHSVDKLSGSVDGERNFNGNASSQQQNSLRGSITVAVFKVLPNGILAVRGEKWLTLNQGDEYMRVTGLVRADDVERDNTVSSQRIANARISYAGRGALSDSNAAGWLTRIFNHPLFPI, from the coding sequence ATGAAAAAGCAGTGTGTTATCGGTTTACTGGCATTGATGTTGGCCGGGTGCGAAAGCCCGGCTTTGCTGGTACATAAAGACGATGCGGCCTATGCGCCGCCGGAAGATTTTGTCATGCCGGATACGGCGGTGCAGGGCGGTGGCGTCTATAACGGCGGCTACAACTGGTCGCTGACCCAGGATCGCCGCGCCTACCGCGTGGGCGATATTCTGACCGTGCGTCTCGATGAGTCAACCCAGGCCAGTAAACAGGCGCGAACCAACTTCGGCAAGAAAAACGACGTCACGCTTGGCGTGCCGCAGGCATTCGGCCACTCGGTCGATAAGCTAAGCGGTTCCGTTGACGGTGAGCGCAACTTCAACGGCAATGCCAGTTCCCAGCAGCAAAATAGCCTGCGCGGTTCCATTACCGTCGCGGTGTTCAAAGTACTGCCCAACGGTATTCTGGCGGTGCGCGGTGAAAAGTGGCTCACCCTTAACCAGGGGGATGAGTACATGCGTGTCACGGGCCTGGTCCGTGCCGATGACGTAGAGCGTGATAACACCGTTTCTTCTCAGCGCATTGCTAATGCCCGTATCTCGTATGCAGGCCGCGGCGCGCTGAGTGACTCGAATGCAGCGGGCTGGCTGACGCGTATCTTCAACCACCCACTATTCCCTATCTAA
- the flgL gene encoding flagellar hook-associated protein FlgL, with product MRISSLYNSSQMLSQLGKNSESIGKLMQQLATQKRINVPSDDPVAASRLVQLNREQSAIQQYQSNITSISGTLASQESHLQAMNDQLLALNDKLLAAANDTNSQQDMAGYGAELESMLDSLVASMNAQNENGSYLFAGTKTGTKPVQWDQASKTFVFAGNDGSRETTVANGVNIKENTNVAGAFSSGSDDLDMLNKLKALSQKMQDPAIPAADYKSEVTGMLDSAKATRDNVSAIFTDVGGRQNRLTLLSDAHTDVSAANDQVVRDLSYSDPATATVNLQLYMNSVQISNQAYSMISKLSLFSVM from the coding sequence ATGAGAATCAGTAGTCTTTATAACTCTTCACAGATGCTTAGCCAGTTGGGCAAAAACAGCGAGAGCATCGGCAAGCTGATGCAGCAGCTTGCCACACAGAAGCGAATCAACGTCCCGTCGGACGATCCGGTGGCCGCCAGCCGTCTCGTGCAGCTTAACCGCGAACAGTCGGCAATCCAGCAGTACCAGAGCAACATCACCAGCATCAGCGGGACACTGGCCAGCCAGGAATCTCATCTGCAGGCGATGAACGATCAACTTCTGGCGCTGAATGACAAGCTGCTTGCCGCCGCCAACGACACCAACAGCCAGCAGGATATGGCGGGTTATGGCGCAGAGCTTGAGTCAATGCTTGATTCGCTGGTGGCATCGATGAATGCGCAGAATGAAAACGGCAGCTATCTTTTTGCCGGCACTAAAACCGGGACTAAGCCGGTGCAGTGGGATCAAGCCTCTAAAACGTTTGTGTTTGCCGGCAATGATGGTTCGCGTGAAACCACCGTCGCGAACGGTGTCAACATTAAAGAAAATACTAACGTGGCTGGGGCATTTTCTAGCGGCAGCGACGATCTGGACATGCTGAATAAGCTGAAAGCGCTATCCCAGAAGATGCAGGATCCGGCCATTCCGGCCGCGGATTATAAAAGTGAAGTCACCGGGATGTTGGACTCTGCCAAAGCCACGCGGGATAACGTGTCGGCGATCTTTACCGATGTAGGCGGGCGGCAGAACCGTTTAACCTTACTGAGTGATGCGCATACCGATGTCAGCGCGGCAAACGACCAGGTAGTACGCGATCTTTCCTACAGCGACCCCGCTACGGCGACGGTGAATCTTCAGCTGTATATGAATTCGGTGCAGATTTCCAACCAGGCTTACAGCATGATCAGTAAGCTCTCTTTATTTAGCGTGATGTAG
- the flgB gene encoding flagellar biosynthesis protein FlgB (with FlgF and C makes up the proximal portion of the flagellar basal body rod; Yersinia has 2 copies of flgB and other flagellar genes), with amino-acid sequence MSISFDKALGVHPQAVALRLSRAELLSANLANVDTPNFQAKDIDFAAEMQRSAWSFSTDPSPQEKYRVPYQPSSDGNTVALDVEQAEFSKNVQDYQASLAFLNMKFVGLKKAIEGK; translated from the coding sequence GTGAGTATTTCTTTTGACAAAGCATTGGGTGTTCATCCGCAGGCAGTAGCACTTCGACTTTCCCGAGCAGAGCTGCTATCCGCCAACCTGGCTAACGTCGACACCCCAAACTTCCAGGCTAAAGATATTGATTTTGCCGCGGAGATGCAACGTTCAGCGTGGAGTTTTTCAACTGACCCTTCGCCGCAGGAAAAATATCGCGTGCCGTATCAGCCTTCTTCCGATGGCAACACCGTCGCCTTAGACGTGGAGCAGGCTGAGTTTTCAAAAAATGTGCAGGACTACCAGGCAAGCCTGGCATTTCTGAACATGAAGTTTGTTGGCCTGAAAAAGGCTATCGAAGGGAAATAA
- the flgC gene encoding flagellar basal body rod protein FlgC, translating to MAFNNIYRVSGSAMTAQTVRLNTIASNMANADAPSATENGVYKARRPVFASVYQNDELMGNRALTGARVQVMDVVETGSAVQRYEPNHPMADDRGYVYYPDVNVVEEMADMMSASRSFETSVDVLNSVKSMQQSLLRLGEV from the coding sequence ATGGCATTTAACAATATCTACCGTGTTTCAGGCTCGGCGATGACGGCGCAAACCGTTCGCCTGAACACCATCGCCAGCAACATGGCGAACGCTGACGCGCCGTCGGCCACAGAAAACGGCGTCTACAAGGCACGCCGCCCGGTATTCGCCTCGGTTTATCAAAATGATGAGCTGATGGGGAACCGGGCGTTGACCGGGGCAAGAGTGCAGGTGATGGACGTGGTTGAAACCGGCAGCGCGGTACAGCGCTATGAGCCTAACCACCCGATGGCGGATGACCGCGGCTACGTGTACTACCCGGACGTTAACGTGGTTGAAGAGATGGCGGACATGATGTCGGCCTCACGCAGTTTTGAAACCAGCGTGGACGTGTTGAACAGCGTGAAAAGTATGCAGCAGAGCCTGCTGCGCCTTGGAGAAGTGTGA
- the flgE gene encoding flagellar hook protein FlgE, giving the protein MSFSIATSGLNAITEQLNAISNNIANSGTVGFKSGRAEFSALYAQSQPLGVGVTGITQSITRGGAINATGNGLDLAISGNGFFVVRDSAGTTAYTRAGYFGTDSSGNLINNAGMNLQGYPVDANGVLQVGNVGNLTISSGSIAAKATDSLDFTANLDARAEKPATAKFDPKDNTSYNNTYATQVYDSLGREHTINQYFVKTDENTWEVYYYMDDQPMTSPASKTLTFSEQGILSTPNGAVKMSIDIPGAQSLTLDLNYNGTTQYGSDFSVSKNKGSGYASGEKTGQQIDEDGSVYATFSNGERMLQGQLILANFANPNGLAAQDGTTWMQTAASGTPLTGAPGSGLLGAIKAGALEASNVDLTSELVGLMSAQRNYQANTKVISTNDSMMNALFQAL; this is encoded by the coding sequence ATGAGCTTTAGCATTGCAACCTCCGGCCTTAACGCCATCACCGAACAGCTGAATGCGATTTCTAACAATATCGCCAACTCCGGCACCGTAGGCTTCAAATCTGGTCGTGCGGAGTTTTCCGCCCTGTATGCGCAGAGCCAGCCGCTGGGCGTGGGTGTGACCGGTATCACCCAGAGCATTACCCGTGGCGGGGCTATCAATGCCACCGGTAATGGCCTGGATCTGGCTATCTCCGGCAACGGTTTCTTTGTGGTGCGCGACAGCGCAGGGACAACGGCTTACACCCGTGCAGGCTATTTCGGCACCGACAGCAGCGGCAACCTGATCAACAACGCCGGCATGAACCTGCAGGGCTACCCGGTTGACGCCAACGGTGTGCTGCAGGTAGGCAATGTCGGCAATTTGACCATCAGCAGCGGCTCTATTGCGGCGAAGGCCACCGACAGCCTCGATTTTACGGCCAATCTGGACGCTCGCGCGGAGAAGCCTGCGACGGCCAAGTTCGACCCAAAAGACAATACCTCTTATAACAACACCTACGCGACGCAGGTCTATGACTCTCTGGGTCGCGAACACACCATTAACCAGTACTTTGTCAAAACCGACGAAAATACCTGGGAAGTCTACTACTACATGGACGACCAGCCGATGACCAGCCCGGCGAGCAAAACCCTGACCTTTAGCGAGCAGGGCATTCTGAGCACGCCTAATGGCGCCGTGAAGATGTCGATTGATATTCCCGGCGCCCAGTCGCTCACCCTCGACCTGAACTATAACGGCACCACGCAGTATGGATCTGATTTTTCGGTGAGTAAGAACAAAGGCAGCGGTTATGCGTCCGGTGAGAAAACCGGGCAGCAGATTGATGAAGATGGTTCGGTGTATGCCACGTTTTCTAACGGCGAGCGCATGCTCCAGGGGCAGCTGATTTTAGCCAACTTTGCCAATCCTAACGGCCTGGCCGCGCAGGATGGTACCACCTGGATGCAAACCGCAGCATCAGGAACACCGTTGACCGGTGCGCCAGGTAGTGGCCTGCTCGGCGCGATTAAAGCCGGTGCGCTGGAAGCGTCTAACGTTGACCTGACCTCTGAGTTGGTTGGCCTGATGAGCGCCCAGCGTAACTACCAGGCGAATACCAAAGTCATCAGCACCAACGACAGCATGATGAACGCGCTGTTCCAGGCCTTGTAA
- a CDS encoding flagellar basal body P-ring protein FlgI: MRNVALFLSLLWSTCSLAETLGNIVDIQGVRGNQLVGYSLVVGLDGSGDKNQVKFTSQSVTNMLRQFGVQLPTKIDPKVKNVAAVAISATLPPGYARGQSIDVTVSSIGDAKSLRGGTLLLTQLRGADGEVYALAQGNVVVGGVKAEGNSGSSVTVNTPTVGRVPNGGSIEREIPTDFQDNSQVMLNLKRPSFKTANNVAVALNSTFGANTAVAQSATNVAVRAPMNPGERVRFMSMLEDVQINAGKQPPRVVFNARTGTVVIGDGVVVRAAAVSHGNLTVTIRESSNVSQPGAFSQGRTTVTPDSDVNVNRGRGQMVTIPAGTSLRSIVSTINSLGAAPDDTMAILQALHEAGALDAELVVI; this comes from the coding sequence ATGCGTAACGTGGCGCTTTTCCTCTCGCTCCTGTGGAGTACCTGCTCACTGGCTGAAACGCTGGGTAACATCGTGGATATTCAGGGGGTGCGCGGTAACCAGCTGGTGGGCTATAGCCTGGTGGTCGGCCTTGACGGCTCTGGCGATAAAAACCAGGTGAAGTTTACCAGCCAGTCGGTGACCAACATGCTGCGGCAGTTTGGCGTGCAGCTGCCAACTAAAATTGACCCAAAGGTGAAAAACGTGGCTGCGGTGGCGATCAGCGCCACGCTGCCGCCGGGCTACGCTCGCGGGCAGTCGATTGATGTGACCGTTTCTTCCATTGGCGACGCAAAGAGCCTGCGTGGTGGCACGCTGCTGCTCACCCAGCTTCGGGGCGCCGACGGCGAAGTCTATGCGCTGGCGCAGGGCAACGTGGTGGTGGGCGGCGTGAAGGCGGAGGGAAACAGCGGCTCCAGCGTCACCGTGAACACGCCAACGGTAGGACGCGTGCCCAACGGCGGCTCTATCGAGCGCGAGATCCCAACTGATTTTCAGGACAACAGCCAGGTGATGCTTAACCTCAAGCGCCCAAGTTTTAAAACTGCCAATAACGTGGCGGTAGCGCTGAACAGCACCTTTGGCGCAAACACGGCCGTTGCGCAAAGTGCGACTAATGTTGCGGTGCGTGCGCCGATGAATCCGGGCGAGCGCGTGCGTTTTATGTCGATGCTGGAAGACGTGCAGATCAACGCCGGGAAACAGCCGCCGCGAGTGGTGTTTAACGCGCGTACTGGCACGGTAGTTATCGGTGACGGGGTGGTTGTGCGCGCGGCCGCCGTCTCTCACGGCAACCTGACAGTGACCATTCGCGAAAGCAGCAATGTTAGCCAGCCGGGTGCATTCAGTCAGGGGCGAACAACGGTGACGCCGGACAGTGACGTCAACGTCAATCGCGGGCGTGGCCAGATGGTCACTATTCCTGCCGGTACCAGCCTGCGCAGCATTGTGAGCACCATTAACAGCCTCGGTGCCGCGCCGGATGACACGATGGCGATTCTGCAGGCACTGCATGAAGCCGGTGCGCTGGATGCCGAACTGGTGGTGATTTAA
- the flgG gene encoding flagellar basal-body rod protein FlgG gives MNPALWVSKTGLAAQDAKMGAISNNLANVNTSGFKRDRVMFSDLFYQNQRAPGGQLDQNNTAPTGIQFGTGVKIVGTQKEFSTGNIQNTGQDLDVAITGQGFFQVETPDGEIAYTRAGNLQRNQEGVITNAAGLPLVPQIELPANTKEIQIAKDGTVMALVGGETDPVELGQITLVNFVNPAGLEAVGGNLYRETAASGDAVEGIPGEEAFGQLEQGSLEGSNVQVVEEMVDMITVQRAYEMNAKMVSAADDMLKFVTQTM, from the coding sequence ATGAATCCAGCTTTATGGGTAAGTAAAACCGGGCTTGCGGCGCAGGACGCCAAAATGGGCGCGATTTCTAACAACCTCGCCAACGTCAATACCTCCGGGTTTAAGCGCGACCGCGTGATGTTCTCGGATCTGTTTTATCAAAACCAGCGTGCGCCCGGCGGCCAGCTCGATCAGAACAACACCGCACCAACCGGCATCCAGTTCGGCACCGGCGTGAAAATCGTTGGCACGCAGAAAGAGTTCTCCACCGGCAACATCCAGAACACCGGGCAGGATCTGGACGTGGCAATTACCGGCCAGGGGTTTTTCCAGGTGGAAACGCCGGATGGTGAAATCGCCTATACCCGCGCGGGTAACCTCCAGCGCAACCAGGAAGGTGTGATCACCAACGCCGCTGGCCTGCCGCTGGTACCGCAAATTGAGCTTCCGGCTAATACCAAAGAGATCCAGATAGCGAAAGACGGCACGGTGATGGCGCTTGTAGGCGGTGAAACCGATCCGGTTGAGCTGGGGCAGATTACCCTGGTGAACTTTGTCAATCCGGCCGGCCTGGAAGCCGTGGGCGGCAATCTCTATCGCGAAACCGCTGCCAGTGGTGACGCGGTGGAAGGGATCCCAGGTGAAGAGGCATTTGGCCAGCTGGAGCAGGGTTCGCTGGAAGGATCTAACGTGCAGGTCGTTGAGGAGATGGTGGACATGATTACCGTCCAGCGCGCCTACGAAATGAACGCCAAAATGGTGTCCGCCGCCGACGATATGCTCAAGTTTGTCACCCAGACGATGTAA
- the flgD gene encoding flagellar hook assembly protein FlgD: MNMNVNNDTSNVSANGNGSVANNGSAAGMNGLFMQLLVAQIQNQDPLNPTDGTEYVGQLAQLTQVQSMETMSQLMANNAVLMDNLQTLSTGNLVGQKVMVQSNSFTSDGTTTVDGRLTLEHAAGVVTVIVKDSGGTEHKIELGKQEAGQVDFAIDPEEMGLAEGKYTLSVVTDTGEETVPIELGGIINNVRIPLDGSATMLNISGLGEIAYNYISQFGQSAPAGKA, encoded by the coding sequence GTGAACATGAACGTGAATAACGACACCAGTAACGTTAGCGCCAACGGCAACGGTAGCGTGGCAAATAATGGCAGTGCTGCGGGCATGAACGGCCTGTTTATGCAACTACTTGTCGCGCAAATCCAGAATCAGGATCCGCTCAATCCGACGGACGGCACCGAATATGTCGGCCAGCTGGCGCAACTGACGCAGGTGCAGTCGATGGAAACCATGTCTCAGCTAATGGCCAACAATGCCGTGCTGATGGACAACCTGCAAACGCTGAGTACCGGAAACCTGGTAGGGCAGAAGGTGATGGTACAGAGCAATAGTTTTACTTCCGACGGGACGACGACCGTGGATGGCCGGCTGACGCTGGAACACGCCGCTGGCGTCGTGACTGTGATCGTTAAGGATTCCGGCGGAACTGAACACAAAATCGAGTTGGGCAAGCAGGAGGCCGGGCAGGTTGATTTTGCTATCGATCCTGAGGAGATGGGGCTGGCAGAAGGGAAATACACGCTCAGCGTGGTGACCGATACCGGGGAAGAAACCGTGCCGATTGAGCTTGGCGGCATCATTAACAATGTGCGCATCCCGCTGGACGGCAGCGCGACCATGCTCAACATCTCGGGCCTGGGTGAAATTGCTTACAACTATATCAGTCAATTTGGACAATCTGCCCCTGCCGGTAAGGCATGA
- a CDS encoding rod-binding protein: MINSINRQQTVLPGDMTGQVKPQNVEQAAEQFEAMFLRSMMQQMRKASDAMAAEDGPFNSKQQRMMRDFYDDRLATELASQRSTGIAGMIIAQLAPGDVKEGAKSAAIPQQPSELATPVIPVMRRGQES; the protein is encoded by the coding sequence ATGATCAATTCGATTAACCGACAGCAAACCGTGCTGCCTGGCGATATGACCGGCCAGGTGAAGCCACAAAATGTTGAGCAGGCGGCCGAACAGTTTGAGGCGATGTTCCTGCGCTCAATGATGCAGCAGATGCGCAAAGCCTCGGATGCGATGGCCGCCGAGGACGGCCCGTTTAACAGCAAACAGCAGCGCATGATGCGTGACTTTTACGACGATCGCCTGGCCACCGAGCTGGCTTCGCAGCGCAGCACCGGCATTGCCGGGATGATTATTGCCCAACTGGCACCTGGCGACGTTAAGGAAGGGGCGAAAAGTGCCGCTATACCTCAACAGCCCTCAGAACTAGCGACCCCGGTCATCCCCGTGATGCGTCGCGGTCAGGAGTCATAA
- a CDS encoding DUF943 family protein, with protein MTVINKKIALIFLAACALSTWGLWITLRPVEIIAVHQEANYSDVLVENFPFTEQGKIIWWQQKKDMLKEKYSIPKPSSSGDYTVIFWYFGDGYMAEGKYDRLCFKDMPPPLNCIEKNKAFTVSTDRHNNVFFGVYDGKYHINDKGQMIKTKY; from the coding sequence ATGACAGTAATAAATAAAAAAATTGCCCTGATCTTTTTAGCTGCCTGTGCGTTATCCACCTGGGGCCTATGGATAACGCTTCGCCCGGTAGAGATTATAGCCGTGCATCAAGAAGCTAATTACAGTGATGTATTAGTTGAAAACTTTCCATTTACGGAACAGGGGAAAATAATTTGGTGGCAACAAAAAAAAGATATGTTAAAAGAAAAATATAGCATACCAAAACCATCCTCCTCTGGTGACTACACCGTTATATTCTGGTATTTCGGCGACGGCTACATGGCTGAGGGAAAATATGATCGGTTATGTTTTAAAGATATGCCACCCCCGTTAAATTGCATTGAAAAAAACAAAGCCTTCACGGTATCGACGGACAGACATAACAATGTGTTTTTCGGTGTTTACGATGGGAAATACCATATAAACGATAAAGGCCAGATGATAAAAACAAAATATTAA
- the flgK gene encoding flagellar hook-associated protein FlgK, whose product MSIINIAYSGLQAAQTGMSVTSMNIANLLTPGYSRQGMLQSAIGPMGQVGLSGGNGVQVDSIRRISSQYLVNQVWQTNTKASYFTSGQQYLGALEEVIGTDSTSLGNGLDEFFGALSAMTTQPESPALRQQLLNQANSLATRFNSMNDFINSQKNSLSTQRNAAVDSINSLSSGIASYNQKIIELESTGGNSSVLRDQRDELVKKLSELADVKVTEDGSGSYTVALKGGQPLVSGKTAGELKAGVDANGNSTLSLKFSTSEFNLNPSAGGQLGALYDYETTTLKEMQSAIQGMAEAVADLFNNQLAQGFDLNGNPGKPLFVFDPSNSAGMLQVTDLKPDEIALSGVAGEPGNGDNLQQLIELKNSKTNIGGLGNMSLNEGAAAIISRIGIASRQNKTEQEAAIAVANQAQTQRDNLSAVNEDEEAINLQIYMQSYQANLKVIATGDQIFSDLLNLF is encoded by the coding sequence ATGAGCATAATTAATATTGCCTACAGCGGCCTTCAGGCAGCCCAGACGGGGATGAGCGTCACCTCGATGAACATCGCCAACCTGCTGACGCCCGGCTACAGCCGTCAGGGTATGCTGCAAAGTGCTATTGGCCCGATGGGGCAGGTTGGCCTTTCCGGCGGCAACGGCGTGCAGGTGGACAGCATTCGCCGTATCTCCAGTCAGTACCTGGTCAATCAGGTCTGGCAGACGAATACCAAAGCCAGCTATTTCACCTCGGGGCAACAGTATCTTGGCGCGCTGGAAGAGGTGATTGGCACCGATTCAACGAGCCTTGGCAACGGACTGGATGAGTTTTTTGGTGCCCTGAGCGCGATGACCACGCAGCCCGAATCCCCCGCGCTGCGTCAGCAACTGTTAAACCAGGCCAACTCTCTGGCCACGCGCTTTAACAGCATGAATGATTTCATCAACAGCCAGAAAAACTCACTGTCTACCCAGCGTAATGCGGCGGTAGACAGTATCAATTCACTGAGTTCTGGCATCGCCAGCTATAACCAAAAAATCATCGAGCTGGAATCCACTGGCGGTAATAGCAGCGTACTTCGCGATCAGCGCGACGAACTGGTGAAAAAACTCAGCGAACTGGCGGATGTAAAGGTCACTGAAGACGGAAGCGGGAGCTATACCGTGGCGCTGAAAGGCGGCCAGCCGCTGGTCAGTGGTAAAACGGCGGGTGAATTGAAAGCGGGCGTGGATGCCAATGGTAACAGCACGCTTAGCCTGAAGTTTTCCACAAGTGAGTTTAACCTCAATCCGTCAGCCGGCGGCCAACTTGGTGCGCTTTATGACTATGAAACGACCACGCTGAAAGAGATGCAAAGCGCGATTCAGGGCATGGCAGAAGCGGTGGCCGACCTGTTTAATAATCAGCTGGCACAGGGGTTCGATCTTAACGGCAACCCAGGCAAGCCGCTGTTTGTGTTTGACCCGAGTAATAGCGCAGGCATGCTGCAGGTCACCGATCTCAAGCCTGATGAGATTGCACTGTCCGGTGTAGCAGGTGAGCCCGGTAACGGCGATAACCTGCAGCAGCTTATCGAACTGAAAAACAGCAAAACGAACATTGGCGGCCTTGGCAACATGAGCCTCAACGAGGGCGCAGCGGCGATCATTTCCCGCATCGGCATTGCCAGCCGCCAGAACAAAACTGAACAGGAAGCAGCGATCGCCGTGGCTAATCAGGCCCAGACCCAGCGCGACAACCTGAGCGCGGTCAATGAGGATGAAGAGGCGATCAACCTGCAAATCTATATGCAGTCCTACCAGGCTAACCTGAAAGTTATCGCCACCGGCGACCAAATTTTCAGCGATCTGCTTAATCTGTTCTAA